A segment of the Arachis hypogaea cultivar Tifrunner chromosome 5, arahy.Tifrunner.gnm2.J5K5, whole genome shotgun sequence genome:
GAAATGGGAACAGAGTCCTTTCTTATGTCTTTTAAGGTTCTTGGGAGATGttacattttaatattttatatcatcTCTTTTCGGATGCCCTTGGGGCTCCACTTTTGCATGCGATTAGCTGTTTGCTCCACCTGCAAATTGTATTTATGATTTTATCACATGGTAacatttgataattaaaaagaaaattacaaaacaCAGGTTGAATAGTATGAAACATtcgaggaaaagaaaaattgtgTTGTAATAGCTCTTTATGCATCATGATTAATGGACAATGATTGCTTCCAAATTCTACACAAAAAGTACTTAATTGGCTCGCTTAATGATGCTTGATTAAGATGTTGACATAACTAGTAACTAGCTtacatataataacaataacaatgtgTTACCAAGTGTTACCTGCTTGGTCCAGTTGGTTCTCCAAATAATAACTGTGATGACCAAAATCTGAATAATACTTCCGGACAGTGTCCCACCCCATAGCCCCTACATCCACCAAGGTATCAAATAATATAATGTATATAAAGCCTTGAAGATGCTTTTCCATGTTGTAGTACTTTCATTATTGGTTATTTGATATATTAAAAATCAgtaaattatatatttgtgtataaacataaataaatatatttattttttatattttaatatatattttacacgggtgttaaattttttatataaatgtactgtaattaaaatttttattttagagggagGTTTTGAAGATTAAGGAAGAAAAAATAATTGGCATAGAAACAAGATAAATCACCTTGACACCTAAATGTTGAATGAAACCAAGGAAATAGCCAAGCGAGAGTCCCAAAATGTAATAACATGCCAAGTTTATGTATCCAACCATTACTTGCCATCCACATCCCGTAGCCACACCTGTggacaaataattaaaaaacaaacTAAGGTTAATACTTAATGGAAATGGAATAACTCTACACAAACACaaggttctttcccttttttttttcttcctttggtGAATAATTATATAAGGTTAAAAGAGGAAGTGTAATTAATTACCTGTTATCACTAGCGAAGCACTACTAATAATCAAGGCTAGAGCAAGAACATTAGCTAAATCACCCACAGCTTTGATCATATCGTCACTGTTGGTAAAGATGGTGGCAATTTGTTGTTTGCTAAAGAAGATTACGATCATGAATAAAATCCCCATGAAAAGGGACTCAAACATTGCCACAAAGAATGAATATCTTGCTGCTCTTGGATGTGACATGCCAAGTGTGTTAGACACACGAACACTAGgagtacaataataaaaaatcacattaaGAAATAAGCATTAgaccaaaacaaagaaaaatgaacaCAAATTATCATTAAAAGAAATTAGATTCTTATTGCagatataaattttaaatcaaatttctataaataattatcatttaaaaataatatcgTAAGAATATAATTACAAACTTTTTTGTATAATAGAGATTAAACTTTTTTGTAAAgacttatttaaaaataatattgtagTAGAgatcaaacacacacacactcaaagTCATATTTCCCCACCAATATGTATTATTttctgttaataataataattgtcatttTGATTTTTAGTATAATCCGCCACTCACCTGGTGGCGATACTCATTCCAAAGAGAAGCATGGCGTAGATACCCAGAATATTCATGCTGAAACATAAAGTAACATTAGTGAAGTAAACCAAGATAACATaggaataaaaaattatgtgtatTCCAAGCAATATAAGTAATTTTATATATcagtaaaagtatattaaaataaatactcAAATCAATCTcaacaatttttaaatttgatactttgatctcaaaaattttttattactcAAAATAATTCTCGTAAGACAAATTATTTTATCACTTTCAATAAAACTTTTAATACACGtggtgaaaaaaaaaagcttataacaaattttattataaaataaattattctttttgcAAAAGTACCAATATATCTCAAGGACTTTTagggtaataattttttttggtaattaaaatattcaataaaaaatttcttgaaaaatcagTTTAAATGTTTActcataaattaattttcaaccGTATAAATATGACTGATGATTGTGTAAACTGTTTACATTatgagtatattaaaattaaattctataattACATAACAACAAAGAatgaattttaatttgattatcttACCAAATAGAATAGGAACCAAGAGCAATCACAGGATTTTGAAGTTGACCAACAAGTAGCACAACAAAATTACCATGCCATTGGTCTAAGCAAGTCATCACAGAAAATGAAAGACTTAACCTAATAAATGCCCATAAATCAGAAAAAGCCATCCAAGACAAACCATTCCACCCTTCTTTGCACCAACAAGAAGCATAGATTGTAAGAGCCAAAGCAAAAACCCAACCTGTTACATTAGTGGCCAAAGCTAAACCTGTTGTACCCAAATCCATTGCATTTATGAATATATAAAGCAACAAATTTTGTATCACTAGGGACACAAATGATATGAACATGATTGCATTGACTTTGCATTGTGCTTGAAGGAATCTTTGGATTGGAAGACTAATTGCATAGGAAAACATGTTTGGAATTACTTGTAAGGCATAATTGCCAGCAATTTTGGCTATGCCTTTTTCTTGGCCAAGAAACTCTAAGATTGGTGTTGCATATATGTGTGTAGGTAACAAAAATATGGATGTCACAGATAATGCAATCCATGATCTTTGAACAAAAATTCCAGTGGATTGAATTTCTCCTGCTCCATATGCTTGTCCACAAAGTGTTGCCACTGCTGATGACATGCCATACTGCAATTTTATTGAAACCATGAACTCTTAGATAATTAGTAGATAGTTCTCAATGAATTTAAAATCAAgggttaattataaaaatatttactaaaatgATCTTATTTACTAACTAATTTATTGTGTTAATATCTTATTAAAATCTCCATgatagttattttatataaaatttgagtataataaataacttaaaagaagaagaaaaacatcaaatgaTTATATATATTCAACTAGAAACCAACTTTTGACTAaggtaaaaaatattttgatcacTAAAATAAGTATTAGAATTCAAAACATATATTGAAAATGTATGAAATATCACATTATGACATTTAACTGATTAgtaatcaatttttttagaaCAATATTACATGaccagtaaatattattattgtttgtcATTGTTTGTCAGTACTTCACCAACAATAATTTACACCTATATTTACAGACATTTTGCACacaaaaagtatgtaatttacacttatatttatcaaaattttgcacatataaatcaatacaatttacacttaaattttttagaatttgcatacatgaattaataaaatttatttgttaaaaataatttagtattcgTGTTGGTCCAATAACGGCCAAAAATACTAAAAGTTGTTAACCCAATAGTTTTTCATTTTTGTATAGCATTTTTAAAACACATAGCACTGTATGTATTGCTATATGTtgagaaatggaaagaagaaaaACCAAGTTATTGGATGAAGAATTAAGAGTAATATAAGAATGAAGAAGTAAGAAGAGAGTTATTGAGAAGGAATGAAGGTACAAACCAGCAAACAAAGATAGATAGAACTGATGACACCAGTGTAAACAGAAATAGAAGAGAGAATTATGTCTCCAATATGGCCAGCATATATGTTAACTGAGGAATTTatgagaaactgaaagagtgagGAAAGTGCCACTGGCAATGCTATCTTCCATAACTTCACTGTCTCATTCCACAACACAAACTTTGCATCCTTCAAGCTCTTCACTCCCAAGTAATCATTCTCTTCATCATGATGATGATCAGTACATGATTCTTTCCTCACATCAACTAGTAGTGGTGCCTCCATTTTGAATTCAAGCAAcccacctcttccccaaaattctatatatgtagatatatataacacactaatatataaatatacaagTCTTATTATCTCTATGATGATGATATTAACCCAAACACTTTAATTTGATGATATAGTTTCACAGCCATACAAAAGAAAATAGTGTAGAGGATATTATTAACACTCTATTTTGTactgttatattttttttaatcccCGAGTCTAATGGACCAAGAATTAATCTATCATATATTTTGGAGCTTTATTTAAGGGTCTGTCGTTGGTTAAGAAATTGTTGTATgcataaaatagaatttaaacttCTAATTCTTGTTTAAGCAGATGAATgaactgaccactcgaccaatccaaattggtttagcatgttatattttattaaccgGAGTTTTCGATTTTAGAATGCTGCATTGTACGAAACAAGTCCTTTGTTTTCATATGTAATGTTGTAGCCTTTTCTTCTTTGTCTTTTACTCAATTAAGACACAAGTATGGCACGTTTAATTTATAGCGCTTGTCTTTTTTTTACAGCTAACAACATTAATTTGCATTGCCAACACTCAATGTAAGATATTTTAATGGatttatctaatttatattttaagataaaattttaatgtatttattttgtatttattaaataaaaatatttaaaacaatctattaataataataatcttatgaTGTATTCTTAGAACATACGTtaacctaaattttattttattttctctaaactaaaaaaaaatacactATATCTGTGATAAAAATTACTTTAATAAGAAAgtatctgaattttatttaattttaaaaaaatcctatGTTATATCGAGTTTAATTGTGTACATtaacatttaatataaaaaaacgtTTATTTCAAAGACTCTTTTTCATACTAGgggaaatatttttaaataatcatatttatttaataatatctttatctttatgcaaAACAACAGTACACTACTAACACATGTCCAAACAAAATTCAACGTCGAAATATTAGTAATTAGCTTTCTCATTAATTGCTGTTGTGACCTTTCTTCTGGGAATTGAATATCTAAGGGGGATATAGATGCATGTGTCTTAACGTAGTGGTGGTCAATATTCTGCTGAAATCTCAATATGATTCCATTACATATTCTAGTAGTTCTCCGGGCCCTCTATTAATTATAGTTGGTGTGAATCATCAAAATTCCTTTTCCtaagaaaacaaaaattcatatatatGATTAAGGTACTAGGAATTATATAACAATTTGGATAATTTAATAAATGTATAATAAGTTTAAATTTTCTTACTATAAATATTTATGAATTCaactcaaaaattaattttttcaatttaatatcaattaactttttaaaattatatttttcagtAAATGAAAGTTAAAAAACAAAgttacaataaatttttttattaatattgactaattaaaaattattttctattctTATCTTAAAGTATTCATTATAACTATTATgggttttaatttgaataacaagtttatttattttctattttttttatagaaatctaaaattttttaaaattttggacattataaaagatgaatttaattttgatgtacggtgtaaaatagttttatacgTACATTCAATtatataatgatatataaatcaaaataacTTCTTTTTATATTCACTGCATAAGTGATTATAAAAAAACGAATATAATTATACGATATAAAATACTTTATACTattagtacatcaaaattaaactctataaaAGATCGAATATTAATTCTTAGGTCACTCGCTCGTtaattaaagtaatttttttaagtaaatagctattttacatttaaaattttaatcaataTTCATTATGCATATATTAGCAAAATATCTTTCTATCTTGGATTGCCGACACTGGTTAATAAAATCCAAAGCATTTCTCTCTTTTCAAAGTCTAGGTTTGCATTGATTGCACTAAAATGAATAATAACTGAGAAAGACATGGACAatttagagaagaaaagaagctAAGTGGGAATGAACATGTGGATGAACAAAAACGAATAATTGCACTACTTATAAAAAGGATAAAGGacacttttttcctttttttttttagtccATCCTTCTTCAGAAAATGGCATAAAGAAAGTTAGAAAGAGAcccaaagaagaagatgaaaaaaggAGAAGCAATGAAGTTTAATCTTCTTGGATATCATTATGATTTTCAACACATGCTAATAGATAGTGGCCTAAGGCACGTGTCATTATCgagattaaaataataaaatcattcacataaaataaaaatgaatttatATCCTCACGTAGTTAAAAACAAATTGTTTATTTCATAATTCTAAGAACAtgagaacaaaaagaaaagattttaaaatatttaatttatatttttatcaaaattttctaACTATAGTATTATTAACTATGAGTAGTGTCTTTAGACACTTGATAAATAAGATTTTTCTTAATTGATAACTATCATTtttatccaaaattaattttatacctTCTCAAAATAGataattactatttttatttataaaatttcaaACATAGTTTGTTGATAAATTTAACCATAAATAAAACTAATGTTTGATTACATTTTTCACATAGaaattatcttttataattatgaaattaatttcacttatatataaataaatttatctaatattaaatttttataaataaaaataatattcttgCTCAGAAGTAATTTATTTCAAAGTGAAATTTacttgtaattatttttatgtaaaattaattagTAAGAATTGATAGATAATTTGATAGGATAATggtcaaattagtttttaaaaataaaatattttttaaatttgtcttttgaaatattttatcAATCAAACTGATTTTTTAAAacgtataaattaattatttttgtcttttcgtcactctattaataatttttgtcaacaattaataatgtaaaatgctAATTAATAACATATATGATCCCTAGCATATCCAATTGAACGActgacaaaatatatttataaaattatatcagtttagtctaatttttttattatataaatcttAGTCCCAATATAATCTAATGactaaattgatatatttttataaacatatttgTTTAATGTTTAATTAGACATGTTAGATATCGTATATGGTGTCAATTAACATTTCATATCATTAATCATTGA
Coding sequences within it:
- the LOC112802893 gene encoding protein DETOXIFICATION 35, with protein sequence MEAPLLVDVRKESCTDHHHDEENDYLGVKSLKDAKFVLWNETVKLWKIALPVALSSLFQFLINSSVNIYAGHIGDIILSSISVYTGVISSIYLCLLYGMSSAVATLCGQAYGAGEIQSTGIFVQRSWIALSVTSIFLLPTHIYATPILEFLGQEKGIAKIAGNYALQVIPNMFSYAISLPIQRFLQAQCKVNAIMFISFVSLVIQNLLLYIFINAMDLGTTGLALATNVTGWVFALALTIYASCWCKEGWNGLSWMAFSDLWAFIRLSLSFSVMTCLDQWHGNFVVLLVGQLQNPVIALGSYSICMNILGIYAMLLFGMSIATSVRVSNTLGMSHPRAARYSFFVAMFESLFMGILFMIVIFFSKQQIATIFTNSDDMIKAVGDLANVLALALIISSASLVITGVATGCGWQVMVGYINLACYYILGLSLGYFLGFIQHLGVKGLWGGTLSGSIIQILVITVIIWRTNWTKQVEQTANRMQKWSPKGIRKEMI